One genomic region from Arthrobacter sp. YN encodes:
- a CDS encoding helix-turn-helix domain-containing protein, giving the protein MKALPVEPSNVPVAIGSRIRAARQAQRLTIEQVADATGLTKGFLSRVERDLTSPSVASLVTLCQVLSVSVGDLFAAPETHLTKRDDGPRISLGGQGIVERLLTARSERRLQILQATIEPRGRGENELYAVDCDVDVLHVVKGRIKLILTNEAYDLEEGDTLSFPGREPHTWINPTDETVEVLWVLVPAASR; this is encoded by the coding sequence ATGAAGGCTCTCCCCGTTGAACCGAGCAATGTTCCCGTTGCCATCGGTTCCAGAATCCGCGCAGCCCGGCAGGCGCAGCGCCTCACCATCGAGCAAGTGGCTGACGCCACCGGGCTGACCAAGGGATTCCTCAGCCGCGTGGAGCGTGACCTGACATCGCCGTCGGTCGCCTCTTTGGTCACCTTGTGCCAGGTGTTGTCGGTCTCTGTGGGTGATTTGTTCGCCGCCCCGGAGACGCACCTGACAAAACGCGACGACGGCCCCCGCATCTCCCTGGGCGGCCAGGGCATCGTGGAGCGGTTGCTCACGGCCCGCTCCGAGCGCCGGCTCCAGATTCTGCAGGCCACCATAGAGCCGCGCGGCCGTGGGGAGAATGAGCTCTACGCCGTGGACTGCGACGTCGATGTCCTGCACGTGGTCAAGGGCAGGATCAAGCTCATTCTGACCAACGAGGCGTACGACCTCGAAGAAGGGGACACGCTCTCCTTCCCCGGCCGCGAACCGCACACGTGGATCAACCCCACGGACGAGACCGTCGAGGTGCTCTGGGTGCTGGTGCCGGCGGCGAGCCGCTAG
- a CDS encoding thiamine pyrophosphate-binding protein has protein sequence MIDFDPGTAAPTKGTNQRNGGDLVVETLEALGAKTVFGIPGQHALGLFDAMGRGNLHFVSSRVENNSAFAADGYSRATGEVGVLFLSTGPGALTSLAGLQEAYATGVPMVVVASQIPLDGLGARRKGMLHQLDDQKASAANVTKSQRLIQHASGIPSAIQDAWTEAISSPQGPVWIEIPQNVLLDPIMVPPVEDALAEAFDNPPRVELIREAVKWLSTAERPAIIAGGGTRRGRAEKSLLSIAEQLRAPVICTPGGNGAFPWTHELSLQSWIEDRYMTDVLEDADVLIVIGSSLGEVTSNYFTFEPRGRIIQIDAEPRVLESNRPGLGIRADAGQALAALDEALAAAGASDTVTRSWHGTSPEDVVKESLAKVTARLESQDLAKELKFMADIREAVPADMQTFWDMTISAYWGWSCWDARQGQFHSAQGAGGLGYGFPAAIGGAVGLETTGKPSRVLAVSGDGSSMYSISELATAKQHNVPVTWLIVDDGGYGILREYMVGAFGQATATELARPDFVKLAESFGVPARRVAPEEVGNALKASFAADGPNVVVVETLLKMFGPTHLD, from the coding sequence ATGATCGATTTTGATCCCGGCACAGCAGCTCCTACCAAGGGCACCAACCAGCGCAACGGCGGGGACCTCGTCGTCGAGACCCTCGAAGCGCTGGGCGCGAAGACCGTTTTCGGTATTCCGGGCCAGCACGCTCTCGGGCTGTTTGACGCCATGGGCCGCGGCAACCTCCACTTCGTTTCTTCCCGCGTGGAGAACAACTCGGCGTTCGCCGCCGACGGTTACTCCCGCGCCACCGGCGAGGTGGGTGTGTTGTTCCTGTCCACAGGTCCCGGCGCGCTGACGTCCCTGGCAGGTTTGCAGGAGGCTTACGCCACGGGCGTTCCCATGGTGGTTGTCGCCAGCCAGATCCCGCTCGATGGCCTGGGTGCACGTCGTAAGGGCATGTTGCACCAGCTTGATGACCAGAAGGCTTCGGCCGCGAACGTCACCAAGAGCCAGCGACTGATCCAGCACGCTTCCGGTATCCCGTCGGCCATCCAGGACGCCTGGACCGAAGCGATTTCCTCGCCGCAGGGTCCGGTCTGGATCGAAATCCCGCAGAACGTCCTGCTGGATCCGATCATGGTCCCGCCGGTTGAGGACGCCCTCGCCGAGGCGTTCGACAACCCGCCGCGCGTCGAACTGATCCGCGAGGCCGTGAAGTGGCTTTCGACGGCGGAACGTCCGGCGATCATCGCAGGCGGCGGTACCCGCCGTGGCCGGGCCGAGAAGTCGCTGCTCTCGATCGCCGAACAGCTCCGCGCACCGGTCATCTGCACTCCGGGCGGCAACGGTGCGTTCCCATGGACCCATGAGCTGTCCCTGCAGTCCTGGATCGAGGACCGGTACATGACCGACGTCCTGGAAGACGCCGATGTGCTGATCGTGATCGGGTCCTCCCTGGGTGAAGTGACGTCCAACTACTTCACGTTCGAACCCCGCGGGCGCATCATCCAGATCGACGCCGAACCCCGCGTCCTCGAATCCAACCGGCCAGGCCTGGGCATCCGCGCAGACGCCGGGCAGGCCCTCGCCGCGCTGGACGAAGCCCTCGCAGCAGCCGGAGCCTCGGATACAGTAACCCGGTCCTGGCATGGCACCAGCCCGGAAGATGTGGTCAAGGAATCGCTGGCAAAGGTCACAGCGCGCCTGGAATCACAGGACCTGGCCAAGGAGCTGAAGTTCATGGCCGACATCCGCGAGGCTGTTCCGGCCGACATGCAGACCTTCTGGGACATGACCATCTCCGCTTACTGGGGCTGGAGCTGCTGGGACGCCCGTCAGGGCCAGTTCCACTCCGCCCAGGGCGCCGGCGGCCTCGGCTACGGCTTCCCCGCAGCAATCGGTGGAGCCGTGGGACTGGAAACCACGGGCAAACCAAGCCGTGTGCTGGCTGTCTCCGGTGACGGCTCGTCCATGTATTCCATCTCGGAACTTGCCACGGCCAAGCAGCACAACGTCCCGGTCACTTGGCTGATCGTGGACGACGGCGGCTACGGCATCCTGCGGGAGTACATGGTGGGCGCCTTCGGCCAAGCCACCGCTACCGAACTGGCACGTCCGGACTTCGTCAAGCTTGCCGAGTCCTTCGGCGTCCCCGCCCGCCGGGTAGCCCCGGAGGAAGTGGGGAACGCGCTCAAGGCGTCCTTCGCAGCGGACGGACCCAACGTCGTCGTGGTTGAAACTCTGCTGAAGATGTTCGGCCCCACGCACTTGGATTAG
- a CDS encoding ABC transporter ATP-binding protein — protein sequence MLVTLIRRYSKPYLPQIVAVLIFQLASTIATLYLPSLNAKIIDEGVSRGDTDFIWQTGALMLAVALGQVLTAIVAVYFGSRVAMAIGRDLRRSVFRQVSSFSAQDVNKFGAPTLITRGTNDVQQVQMLVLMGLNFMVSTPIMCVGGIVMALREDLNLSWLVWVSVPVLVAVVGYLVVRLMPLFRSMQTKIDAINGVLREQIIGIRVVRAFVREPHEAKRFGDANEDLTAVSVKIGNLFVLMFPAIGMILHLSTAAVLWFGGQRVDSGEMQVGALTAFLQYLLQILMAVMMGTFMAMMIPRASVCADRIAEVLDVEPSIHNPSSPVVPAEKKGRVEFRDVTFKYPGAEAPVLSNVSFTAEPGKTLAIIGSTGAGKTTLVSLLPRLYDVASGDVLLDGVPVTDMDSSEITSRVSAVPQKPYLFSGTIEHNLRFGKPDATDEELWDALETAQAKGFVEEKSAGLNRRIAQGGTNVSGGQRQRLSIARALVTKPNVYLFDDSFSALDVATDARLRKALKAKTRDATVIIVAQRVSTIADADEILVLDNGRIVDRGTHDELLETSPTYQEIVESQLSVEEVA from the coding sequence ATGCTTGTCACCCTTATACGGCGCTACTCCAAGCCGTATTTGCCGCAGATTGTGGCCGTGCTGATCTTTCAGTTGGCGTCCACCATCGCCACGCTCTATCTCCCCAGCCTCAACGCCAAAATCATTGATGAGGGAGTGTCCCGAGGCGACACCGACTTCATCTGGCAGACGGGTGCGCTCATGCTCGCCGTCGCCCTTGGGCAGGTGCTCACTGCCATCGTCGCCGTGTACTTCGGCTCCCGCGTCGCCATGGCCATCGGTCGGGATTTGCGCCGCAGCGTCTTCCGGCAGGTCAGCAGTTTCTCCGCCCAGGATGTCAACAAGTTTGGTGCTCCCACACTGATTACCCGTGGAACCAACGATGTCCAGCAGGTTCAGATGCTGGTGCTCATGGGCCTGAACTTCATGGTGTCCACGCCTATCATGTGCGTTGGCGGCATCGTCATGGCGCTCCGCGAGGACCTCAACCTCTCCTGGCTCGTCTGGGTTTCCGTTCCTGTCCTGGTAGCGGTTGTGGGCTACCTCGTGGTCCGGCTCATGCCACTTTTCCGCTCCATGCAGACCAAGATCGACGCCATCAACGGCGTGCTGCGCGAGCAGATCATCGGTATCCGAGTGGTCCGCGCTTTCGTACGTGAACCCCACGAGGCCAAGCGCTTCGGCGATGCCAATGAGGACCTCACCGCTGTATCCGTGAAAATCGGCAACCTGTTTGTCCTGATGTTCCCGGCCATCGGCATGATCCTCCACCTCTCCACTGCTGCCGTTCTCTGGTTCGGCGGCCAGCGCGTGGACTCCGGCGAGATGCAGGTGGGCGCGCTCACGGCATTCCTCCAGTACCTGCTGCAGATCCTGATGGCCGTCATGATGGGCACGTTCATGGCCATGATGATTCCCCGCGCTTCGGTTTGTGCAGACCGCATTGCCGAGGTGCTCGACGTCGAGCCTTCCATCCACAACCCCAGCTCGCCGGTGGTTCCCGCCGAGAAGAAGGGGCGCGTCGAATTCCGGGACGTGACTTTCAAGTACCCCGGTGCCGAGGCTCCGGTGCTGAGCAACGTTTCCTTCACTGCTGAGCCGGGCAAGACTCTGGCCATCATCGGCTCCACGGGTGCCGGCAAGACCACCCTGGTTTCGCTGCTGCCGCGACTCTACGATGTCGCCTCCGGTGATGTACTGCTCGACGGCGTTCCCGTCACCGACATGGATTCCTCGGAGATCACCAGTCGGGTATCGGCCGTTCCGCAGAAACCGTATCTGTTCTCCGGAACCATCGAGCACAACCTTCGCTTCGGCAAGCCCGACGCCACTGACGAGGAACTGTGGGATGCGCTGGAAACCGCGCAGGCCAAGGGCTTCGTGGAGGAAAAGTCTGCTGGCCTTAACCGGCGCATCGCCCAGGGCGGAACCAACGTCTCCGGTGGACAACGCCAGAGGCTTTCCATTGCCCGCGCCTTGGTGACGAAACCCAACGTCTACCTGTTTGATGACTCGTTCTCTGCCCTGGACGTAGCTACGGACGCCCGGCTCCGAAAGGCCCTGAAGGCCAAAACCCGGGACGCGACCGTCATCATTGTGGCCCAGCGTGTCTCCACCATCGCGGATGCGGACGAGATCCTCGTGCTGGATAACGGCAGGATCGTTGACCGCGGAACGCACGACGAACTGCTGGAGACGTCACCCACGTACCAGGAAATCGTTGAATCCCAGCTGAGCGTGGAGGAAGTGGCATGA
- a CDS encoding MarR family winged helix-turn-helix transcriptional regulator has product MSVGSATATDLVHQIFDLQRTLRCVVTAHMARVPDVGMALQGVMRFIGEGETRATQLATRLGVSAPVLSRHVTELEDLGFVVRRPDPADGRAQLLALTESGAAKLREFEEQRSVRLRDYLADWSEADALEASQVINKLTVSLKDSIRATAAGSITTHQTA; this is encoded by the coding sequence ATGTCCGTCGGTTCTGCCACGGCAACAGATCTTGTGCATCAAATTTTCGATCTCCAGCGCACGCTGCGCTGCGTGGTGACCGCCCACATGGCCCGCGTTCCCGACGTCGGAATGGCGCTCCAGGGGGTCATGCGGTTCATTGGCGAGGGGGAGACGCGGGCTACCCAACTGGCCACACGGCTGGGCGTCAGCGCTCCGGTCCTGAGCAGGCATGTCACCGAGCTGGAGGACCTTGGCTTTGTGGTGCGGCGGCCGGATCCTGCGGATGGCAGGGCCCAACTCCTCGCCCTGACAGAGAGCGGCGCGGCCAAACTGCGCGAATTCGAAGAACAACGCAGCGTGAGACTGCGGGATTACCTGGCGGATTGGAGCGAGGCAGACGCCCTCGAGGCCTCCCAGGTCATCAACAAACTCACTGTGTCCCTCAAGGACTCAATCCGGGCAACGGCGGCCGGCTCCATCACAACACACCAGACAGCTTAG
- a CDS encoding APC family permease, translating into MTTLSRPPADPANRPKNSFKLKPWLLEGMPDTSGKRQGPHGRPSDAHKPQAWWKVMCLTGLDYFSTLGYQPAIAALAAGLLSPLATLLLVLATLAGALPVYRRVARESPRGEGSIAMLERLLPRWGGKLFVLALLGFAATDFMITITLSAADATAHLIENPFAPHFLEGQQVVITLALIAGLGVVFLRGFKEAINVAVVLVAAFLALNLVVIVVSMTHLFTEAGVITDWWTALTTSHGDPIMMIALALLVFPRLALGLSGFETGVAVMPQIKGHATDTEANPAGRIKGAHKLLTTAAIIMSSFLITSSFTTVMLIPAAEFQDGGKAEGRALAYLAHKFLGDGFGTVYDVSTIAILWFAGASAMAGLLNLVPRYLPRYGMAPAWARALRPLVLVFTVIAFIVTIIFQADVNAQGGAYATGVLVLITSASIAVTLSARRKKQRGQFIGFGIISLVFVYTTVVNSIERPDGLKIAALFILGIMVVSFISRMRRAFELRATHIKMDEKALEFTANASEGPVRIIAHEPKHLSASRYREKLQHAQQASHLPVDCDALFIEVIVDDSSDFEQELQVVGKTRHGFKILEVHSNNVPNTVAAVLLHIRDVTGFMPHIYFRWTEGNPISNLSKFLFFGEGEIAPVTREVLREAEPDITRRPWVHVG; encoded by the coding sequence GTGACCACCTTGTCGAGGCCTCCGGCCGATCCGGCCAACCGGCCAAAGAACTCCTTCAAGCTCAAGCCCTGGCTGCTGGAAGGAATGCCGGACACCTCAGGCAAGAGGCAAGGGCCACACGGCCGCCCATCGGACGCTCACAAGCCGCAAGCCTGGTGGAAGGTCATGTGCCTCACCGGCCTGGACTACTTCTCCACGCTCGGCTACCAGCCCGCCATTGCCGCACTGGCAGCGGGCCTGCTGTCCCCCTTGGCCACCCTGCTCCTGGTACTGGCAACCCTGGCCGGCGCACTGCCCGTCTACCGCCGCGTGGCCCGCGAGAGTCCTCGCGGCGAAGGCTCCATCGCCATGCTGGAACGGCTCCTCCCCCGCTGGGGCGGCAAGCTCTTCGTCCTGGCCCTCCTGGGGTTCGCAGCCACGGACTTCATGATCACCATCACGCTCTCAGCTGCCGACGCCACAGCCCACCTGATCGAGAACCCCTTCGCGCCGCACTTCCTGGAAGGCCAGCAAGTTGTCATCACGCTGGCCTTGATCGCCGGGCTGGGTGTGGTCTTCCTTCGCGGATTCAAGGAAGCCATCAACGTGGCAGTAGTACTGGTGGCAGCGTTCCTGGCACTGAACCTTGTGGTCATCGTCGTATCCATGACCCATCTCTTCACCGAAGCCGGAGTCATTACCGACTGGTGGACCGCACTCACCACCTCCCACGGCGACCCCATCATGATGATCGCCCTGGCCCTTCTGGTCTTCCCCCGCCTGGCACTGGGACTCTCCGGATTTGAGACCGGCGTGGCCGTTATGCCCCAGATCAAGGGACACGCCACGGACACCGAAGCCAACCCGGCCGGCCGGATCAAGGGTGCCCACAAACTGCTGACCACTGCGGCCATCATCATGAGCTCGTTCCTCATCACCTCCAGCTTCACCACCGTCATGCTGATCCCGGCCGCCGAGTTCCAGGACGGCGGCAAAGCAGAGGGCCGCGCGCTCGCCTACCTTGCACACAAGTTCCTCGGCGACGGCTTCGGTACCGTCTACGACGTCAGCACCATCGCCATCCTCTGGTTCGCCGGCGCGTCCGCCATGGCCGGGCTGCTGAACCTCGTGCCGCGATACCTGCCCCGCTACGGCATGGCTCCGGCCTGGGCCCGGGCACTGCGCCCGCTGGTCCTGGTGTTCACTGTGATCGCCTTCATCGTCACCATCATTTTCCAGGCTGACGTCAACGCCCAGGGTGGCGCGTATGCCACCGGCGTGCTGGTCCTGATCACCTCTGCTTCCATCGCAGTCACCCTGTCCGCACGGCGAAAGAAGCAACGCGGCCAATTCATCGGCTTCGGAATCATCTCCCTCGTCTTCGTCTACACCACAGTGGTCAACTCGATCGAGCGGCCTGACGGCCTGAAGATCGCGGCACTCTTCATCCTGGGCATCATGGTGGTCAGCTTCATTTCCCGCATGCGGCGCGCCTTCGAACTCCGGGCCACCCACATCAAGATGGACGAGAAGGCCCTGGAATTCACCGCCAACGCTTCCGAGGGTCCTGTCCGGATCATCGCGCATGAACCCAAACACCTCAGCGCCAGCAGGTACCGCGAAAAGCTCCAGCACGCGCAGCAGGCCAGCCACCTGCCCGTTGACTGCGACGCCCTCTTCATTGAGGTCATCGTGGATGACAGCTCAGACTTCGAACAGGAACTCCAGGTTGTGGGCAAGACCCGGCACGGTTTCAAGATCCTTGAAGTGCACAGCAACAACGTCCCCAACACTGTGGCGGCCGTGCTGCTCCACATCCGCGACGTCACGGGATTCATGCCCCACATCTACTTCCGCTGGACCGAGGGCAACCCGATCTCCAACCTCAGCAAGTTCCTGTTCTTCGGAGAAGGGGAGATCGCCCCGGTGACCCGCGAAGTGCTGAGGGAAGCCGAGCCGGACATCACCCGCCGGCCGTGGGTGCACGTGGGCTAA
- a CDS encoding MFS transporter yields MATPAVQNTKAVDASVSPAASKAAAPMTHRQIMEALTGLLAAFFTAILSSTIVANALPTIMSELKGTQTDFAWVITAALLANAATTPIWGKLADLFDKKLLVQLSIIIFVAGSVMAGLSETIPLLLTARVIQGVAMGGLTALAQAIIGSMIPPRDRGKYSGYMGAVMAVGTAGGPLLGGFIVDSPLGWRWTFFVCVPLAVVALILLQVTLKIQHIKRPAKIDWLGSILLTSGVSLLLIWVSFAGNPDYYDWFSWQSALMVGGGVALLAVLVFVETKVEQPIIPLKIITERTTALAIIASVAVGIAMFGSSTFLGQYFQVARGASPTEAGLLTLPMIAGNLIGSVASGILISRFGKWKRFLIAGSVLLIGGLAFAGTMDHTTELWLVAIYTGVFGLGLGMLMQNLVLAVQNTVQAKDIGTASASVAFFRSVGGAIGVSVLGAIMSNHVKDLAVEGMAAAGIPAQGGASGASMDLADMPAPVADIMRAAYGDATAQIFLISAIISVVALLAVLFIKERPLRRTVDAAPEKELVATASSDAGMSLDTASMDALKAEDLTADGLKADGLTADDDGAGTLGAGRQVPVGERQVPRAERPTSRPDSGSDLDLEFARILTQERPHAGNDVREVQEQLSRTQYVLAEQQLQLSRANVELQARLREQQAIAEQQAHTAKELAAIRKELKRERRQQERMALLLLQGVEARPDHGKHAG; encoded by the coding sequence ATGGCCACACCAGCAGTTCAGAACACCAAGGCGGTGGACGCCTCAGTGAGCCCCGCGGCCAGCAAGGCCGCCGCGCCCATGACCCACCGGCAGATCATGGAAGCCCTCACCGGGCTCTTGGCAGCCTTCTTCACGGCGATCCTCAGCAGCACCATTGTTGCCAACGCCCTGCCCACCATCATGTCCGAGCTCAAGGGCACCCAAACCGACTTCGCCTGGGTCATCACGGCCGCGCTGCTCGCGAACGCGGCCACCACGCCCATCTGGGGCAAGCTCGCGGACCTCTTCGACAAGAAGCTCCTGGTCCAGCTGAGCATCATCATCTTCGTGGCCGGCTCAGTGATGGCAGGCCTGTCCGAAACCATCCCGCTGCTGCTGACCGCACGCGTCATCCAAGGTGTAGCGATGGGTGGCCTCACCGCCTTGGCGCAGGCCATCATCGGTTCCATGATCCCGCCGCGTGATCGTGGGAAGTACTCCGGTTACATGGGCGCCGTCATGGCTGTGGGCACTGCCGGTGGCCCGCTGCTGGGTGGCTTCATCGTGGACAGTCCGCTCGGCTGGCGCTGGACGTTCTTCGTCTGCGTGCCGCTGGCCGTCGTCGCGCTCATCCTGCTCCAGGTGACCCTGAAGATCCAGCACATCAAGCGCCCCGCCAAGATCGACTGGCTCGGTTCCATCCTGCTGACCTCCGGCGTGAGCCTGCTCCTGATCTGGGTTTCCTTCGCCGGCAACCCGGACTACTACGACTGGTTCTCCTGGCAGTCAGCCCTCATGGTGGGAGGCGGTGTAGCGTTGCTGGCCGTGCTGGTGTTCGTGGAAACCAAAGTTGAGCAGCCGATCATCCCGCTGAAGATCATCACCGAACGCACCACGGCCTTGGCAATCATTGCCTCGGTTGCCGTCGGCATCGCCATGTTCGGCTCCTCCACCTTCCTGGGGCAGTACTTCCAGGTTGCCCGCGGTGCCTCTCCCACTGAGGCGGGCCTGCTGACGCTGCCGATGATCGCAGGCAACCTGATTGGGTCCGTCGCGTCCGGCATCCTGATCAGCCGCTTCGGTAAGTGGAAGAGGTTCCTGATTGCCGGCTCCGTCCTGCTGATTGGCGGCTTGGCGTTCGCCGGAACCATGGACCACACCACGGAACTGTGGCTCGTTGCGATCTACACGGGCGTTTTCGGCCTGGGCCTTGGCATGCTGATGCAGAACCTGGTGCTGGCCGTGCAGAACACGGTCCAGGCAAAGGACATCGGAACGGCCAGTGCATCGGTGGCGTTCTTCCGTTCGGTAGGTGGCGCGATCGGCGTGTCCGTCCTGGGCGCCATCATGTCCAACCATGTGAAGGACCTCGCCGTTGAAGGCATGGCTGCCGCGGGGATCCCTGCACAGGGCGGCGCCTCCGGTGCCAGCATGGACCTGGCCGATATGCCCGCTCCCGTTGCCGACATCATGAGGGCAGCTTACGGCGATGCCACCGCGCAGATCTTCCTCATCTCGGCGATCATCAGCGTTGTGGCCCTCCTGGCAGTGCTCTTCATCAAGGAACGTCCGCTGCGCCGGACCGTGGACGCCGCTCCGGAGAAGGAACTTGTTGCCACGGCCTCCTCGGACGCCGGGATGTCCCTGGACACGGCGTCGATGGACGCGCTGAAGGCGGAGGATCTGACGGCTGACGGCCTGAAGGCTGACGGTCTGACAGCGGACGACGACGGCGCAGGCACCTTGGGTGCCGGGCGTCAGGTTCCGGTGGGCGAACGTCAGGTTCCGCGCGCCGAACGCCCTACCTCCAGGCCGGACTCCGGTTCCGATCTGGATCTTGAGTTCGCCAGGATCCTCACGCAGGAACGCCCGCATGCGGGGAATGACGTGAGGGAAGTGCAGGAGCAGTTGTCCCGCACCCAGTACGTCCTGGCCGAACAGCAGTTGCAGCTGAGCCGTGCCAATGTGGAACTGCAGGCGAGGTTGCGGGAGCAGCAGGCCATCGCAGAGCAGCAGGCCCACACCGCCAAGGAACTCGCAGCGATCCGTAAGGAACTGAAGCGGGAACGCCGGCAGCAGGAACGGATGGCGTTGCTGCTCCTCCAAGGCGTGGAGGCCCGTCCGGACCACGGCAAGCACGCAGGCTGA
- the speB gene encoding agmatinase, which produces MEELRIEANGNLGPIDSSRIPRYAGAATYARLPRLDQVAKADVTVVGVPFDSGVSYRPGARFGANHVREASRLLRPYNPAWDVSPFENIQVADAGDMAVNPFNINEAIETVQQNALDLTANGSKLVTLGGDHTIALPLLRAAAERAGEPIAMLHFDAHLDTWDTYFGAEYTHGTPFRRAVEEGILDTEAISHVGTRGPLYGKKDLDDDHRFGFGIVTSADVYYQGVLETVAKIRDRIGNRPLYISVDIDVLDPAHAPGTGTPEAGGITSRELLEIIRGFRGMNLVGADIVEVAPAYDHAEITGVAGSHVAYELVTLMADNAVEGDRQGAPNGYAQQALGARIAELAKATGDQR; this is translated from the coding sequence TTGGAAGAGCTCCGTATTGAGGCCAACGGCAACCTTGGTCCCATCGATTCGTCCCGCATCCCGCGCTATGCCGGTGCCGCCACCTATGCCCGCCTGCCCCGCCTTGACCAGGTGGCCAAGGCTGATGTCACTGTTGTAGGCGTCCCCTTCGACTCCGGCGTTTCCTATCGTCCCGGCGCGCGCTTCGGCGCCAACCACGTGCGTGAGGCCAGCCGTCTGCTGCGCCCGTACAACCCCGCCTGGGACGTCAGCCCATTCGAGAACATCCAGGTGGCCGACGCCGGCGACATGGCCGTGAACCCGTTCAACATCAACGAGGCCATCGAAACCGTCCAGCAGAACGCCTTGGACCTCACGGCCAACGGCAGCAAGCTGGTCACCCTGGGTGGCGACCACACCATTGCCCTGCCCCTCCTCCGCGCAGCCGCGGAGCGCGCCGGTGAGCCGATCGCCATGCTTCACTTCGACGCACACCTGGACACCTGGGACACCTACTTCGGCGCCGAGTACACGCACGGCACGCCCTTCCGCCGCGCCGTCGAGGAAGGCATCCTGGATACCGAAGCCATCAGCCACGTGGGTACCCGCGGCCCGCTGTACGGCAAGAAGGACCTCGACGACGACCACCGCTTCGGCTTCGGAATCGTCACCTCTGCAGACGTCTATTACCAGGGCGTGCTGGAAACGGTGGCCAAGATCCGTGACCGCATCGGCAACCGTCCGCTGTACATCTCCGTGGATATCGACGTCCTGGACCCGGCCCACGCCCCGGGTACCGGCACCCCCGAGGCCGGTGGCATCACCAGCCGCGAACTCCTCGAAATCATCCGTGGCTTCCGCGGCATGAACCTCGTCGGTGCGGACATCGTAGAAGTTGCTCCGGCGTATGACCACGCAGAAATTACCGGTGTGGCAGGCAGCCACGTAGCCTACGAGCTCGTGACCCTCATGGCGGACAATGCCGTCGAAGGCGACCGCCAAGGTGCCCCGAACGGCTACGCACAGCAGGCTCTCGGTGCCCGCATCGCAGAGCTCGCCAAGGCAACAGGGGATCAGCGATGA